One Bacteroidales bacterium DNA window includes the following coding sequences:
- the rpiB gene encoding ribose 5-phosphate isomerase B, whose amino-acid sequence MSKIIAIGSDHAGFKLKEYLKKYLKSIGYEVKDLGTDSEVSVDYPDFVHPVARMVENKEIEKGIVICGTGNGVAMTANKHRNVRCALCWEKEIARLARSHNDANMLALPARFITKCKAKKITKVFLEMGFEGGRHVRRIEKIAKLI is encoded by the coding sequence ATGTCAAAAATAATTGCAATAGGAAGTGACCATGCTGGCTTTAAATTAAAAGAATATTTGAAAAAATATCTTAAAAGCATCGGTTATGAGGTGAAAGATTTAGGCACTGATTCCGAAGTCAGCGTTGATTATCCCGATTTTGTTCATCCAGTTGCAAGAATGGTTGAGAATAAAGAAATAGAAAAAGGAATAGTAATTTGTGGAACAGGGAACGGAGTTGCTATGACTGCCAATAAACACAGAAATGTGCGTTGTGCGTTATGCTGGGAAAAAGAAATTGCGCGACTTGCCCGCTCCCACAATGATGCAAATATGCTTGCTTTGCCTGCAAGATTTATAACCAAATGTAAAGCAAAAAAAATAACAAAAGTTTTTCTTGAAATGGGTTTTGAAGGCGGAAGACACGTTCGTAGAATCGAAAAAATAGCAAAACTCATTTAG
- a CDS encoding LutB/LldF family L-lactate oxidation iron-sulfur protein: MVENTTADKFQIASEKKAFDREHRKTIKFNISRYDIAVEKGKKQYCNLELAKQKAANIKNKTIDNLEKNLIDFEANFTRRGGKVIWAVDTEDAIRQILEILEKANAKKIVKSKSMVTEEIDFNEHFEKKGFEVLETDLGEFIVQLCGEKPYHIITPVMHRNKKEIAEIFNKKYNLPIESTPEEITKFVRNLLREKFVNADVGITGGNFLIVDIGAVALTENEGNGVMSVSFPKIHIAITGIEKLIPSINDLDLFWPLLSTHGTGQYITAYNSIITGPRQEGESDGPEEMYVVLIDNNRSELLKKPEQRRALSCIRCGACLNGCPVYKNIGGHTYSTTYSGPIGSVISPFLRGFENYKHLSYASTLCGKCTEVCPVKINLHKLLLYNRRDSVESGYAKKSEKFTMFVYKKAMLNRWLIEKGGYKIKNYAIRKFFSKAWGSRRDVPQLMPKSFNRLWKEKQGIK, encoded by the coding sequence ATGGTTGAAAATACAACAGCAGATAAATTTCAAATTGCATCTGAAAAAAAAGCTTTCGACCGGGAGCATAGGAAAACCATTAAATTTAATATTTCGCGGTACGATATTGCTGTTGAAAAAGGCAAAAAACAATATTGTAATCTTGAATTGGCAAAGCAAAAAGCAGCGAATATAAAAAATAAAACCATTGACAATCTCGAAAAGAACCTGATTGATTTTGAAGCAAATTTTACAAGAAGGGGCGGAAAAGTAATATGGGCAGTTGATACCGAAGATGCAATCAGACAAATACTGGAAATTTTAGAAAAAGCAAATGCCAAAAAGATTGTAAAATCAAAGTCAATGGTAACTGAAGAAATAGATTTTAATGAACATTTTGAGAAAAAGGGATTTGAAGTACTTGAAACTGATTTAGGAGAATTTATTGTTCAGCTATGTGGCGAAAAGCCATATCATATAATTACTCCCGTAATGCACAGGAATAAAAAAGAAATAGCTGAAATCTTTAATAAGAAATATAACTTACCCATTGAAAGCACACCCGAAGAAATTACAAAATTTGTAAGAAATCTTTTACGCGAAAAATTTGTAAATGCTGATGTTGGCATTACCGGCGGCAATTTTTTAATTGTAGATATAGGTGCAGTAGCTCTTACCGAAAATGAAGGAAACGGTGTGATGTCGGTTTCTTTCCCAAAAATACATATTGCTATTACGGGAATTGAAAAATTAATTCCTTCAATAAACGATTTGGATTTATTTTGGCCTTTACTTTCAACACACGGAACAGGACAATATATTACTGCATATAATTCGATAATTACTGGACCCCGACAGGAAGGCGAAAGCGATGGACCTGAAGAAATGTATGTTGTATTGATTGATAATAACAGATCGGAATTACTTAAAAAGCCCGAGCAGCGACGGGCTTTGTCATGTATAAGATGCGGAGCTTGTTTAAATGGTTGTCCGGTTTATAAAAATATTGGCGGACATACATATTCAACAACATATAGCGGACCTATCGGTTCAGTGATTTCACCATTTCTCAGAGGGTTTGAAAATTATAAACATTTGAGTTATGCATCTACATTATGCGGAAAATGTACGGAAGTTTGTCCTGTAAAAATAAATCTGCACAAATTGTTATTATATAACCGAAGAGATTCAGTTGAATCGGGTTATGCAAAAAAGTCGGAAAAGTTCACAATGTTTGTTTATAAAAAAGCAATGTTGAACAGATGGCTTATTGAAAAGGGAGGATATAAAATAAAAAATTATGCTATAAGAAAATTTTTTAGTAAAGCATGGGGTTCGCGGCGCGATGTTCCTCAATTAATGCCAAAATCATTTAATCGTCTTTGGAAAGAAAAACAAGGTATAAAGTAA